A genomic stretch from Trichlorobacter lovleyi includes:
- a CDS encoding EFR1 family ferrodoxin (N-terminal region resembles flavodoxins. C-terminal ferrodoxin region binds two 4Fe-4S clusters.) yields MKVNIIVFSQTGNTKKVAEVMAKEMQQHENVDVSLIPFKELSMDDFQNADLIGVGSPCFESQAPTPVRQFLAKISSMKGRDVFVFSTSGGAPGRVLRDLAKPLEKKGANVLGAFICKGTNAHPLPCINGQSPGRPNQSDLEKAKSFAGSLIEDIHNGALITTKEARNDLLKPSLNLYSVAGLLLKEPLLRLLLPKPKAQAGRCNQCQWCVHECPTQSITVRSEPEIKSTCIRCYRCMNGCPQQAYSVKWGISNFVVWSLYNETFARTFGNLKDNE; encoded by the coding sequence ATGAAGGTTAACATCATCGTATTTTCGCAAACTGGAAACACCAAAAAAGTTGCCGAAGTTATGGCCAAAGAGATGCAACAGCATGAAAATGTTGATGTCAGCTTAATTCCGTTTAAAGAACTGAGTATGGATGATTTTCAAAATGCGGATCTGATCGGTGTGGGTTCTCCCTGCTTTGAAAGTCAGGCTCCGACTCCTGTACGACAATTCCTTGCGAAGATTTCCTCTATGAAGGGAAGGGATGTTTTTGTTTTTTCCACGTCGGGCGGTGCTCCAGGCCGTGTTTTGCGAGATCTGGCTAAGCCACTTGAAAAAAAAGGAGCGAATGTCCTTGGAGCGTTCATTTGCAAAGGAACCAATGCTCATCCCCTCCCATGCATTAATGGGCAAAGCCCCGGCAGGCCAAATCAAAGCGATCTGGAAAAGGCTAAGAGCTTTGCAGGTTCTTTAATTGAAGACATACATAATGGAGCCTTAATCACAACGAAAGAGGCTAGAAACGATCTCTTAAAACCCAGCTTAAACCTGTATAGCGTTGCTGGCCTATTACTGAAAGAACCCCTGCTCAGATTGTTGCTCCCCAAACCAAAAGCACAAGCAGGGCGCTGTAATCAATGTCAATGGTGTGTTCACGAATGCCCGACACAAAGCATAACTGTCCGCTCGGAACCTGAAATTAAAAGCACCTGTATCAGATGTTACAGATGCATGAACGGCTGTCCACAGCAAGCGTATTCAGTCAAGTGGGGAATCAGCAATTTCGTTGTTTGGAGTCTGTACAACGAAACCTTTGCCCGCACTTTCGGGAATCTTAAGGATAACGAATAA
- a CDS encoding pyridoxamine 5'-phosphate oxidase family protein, translating into MENVNVVAKYLQDSKVWYLATNGEAGPDVRPMGIAIPYNGKLYFILAKPMNLHKQLQIDGKVAISAYYDEKILRLYGAAVLDDTDETKDAFISMSEQIEQMFPKEVIAPYYLKDTKASIGSMGGESESYEF; encoded by the coding sequence ATGGAAAATGTTAATGTAGTAGCAAAGTATTTGCAGGACAGCAAAGTGTGGTATCTGGCAACGAATGGTGAAGCCGGTCCTGATGTAAGACCAATGGGTATTGCTATACCTTACAATGGAAAACTGTACTTCATCCTCGCTAAGCCAATGAACCTTCACAAACAGCTCCAGATCGATGGCAAAGTAGCAATATCTGCTTATTATGATGAGAAAATATTAAGACTTTATGGAGCTGCAGTCCTTGATGATACTGATGAGACAAAGGATGCTTTCATCAGTATGAGTGAACAGATTGAACAGATGTTCCCGAAAGAAGTCATTGCACCTTACTATCTAAAAGATACTAAAGCAAGCATTGGTTCCATGGGCGGAGAATCAGAAAGCTACGAATTTTAA
- a CDS encoding helix-turn-helix domain-containing protein, which yields MNSKYLEECSECKISNDVKMQLCPYCMAQKVIMGKWKLLIFWHLQQGTKRFSQLNRLIPCTQATLNSQLKELVLDGIVHREVYQIIPPKVEYSLTPLGEKFCDVISSMGNWGLTYFHANGMLTDMKE from the coding sequence ATGAATTCTAAATACTTAGAAGAATGTTCCGAATGTAAAATCAGTAATGATGTAAAAATGCAACTGTGTCCATATTGCATGGCACAAAAAGTTATTATGGGAAAGTGGAAATTATTGATATTCTGGCATCTTCAACAAGGAACTAAAAGGTTCAGTCAGTTAAATCGACTCATCCCCTGCACTCAAGCAACATTAAACAGTCAACTGAAGGAGCTTGTGCTAGACGGAATCGTTCATCGTGAAGTCTATCAAATTATTCCTCCGAAAGTTGAGTATTCATTAACACCTCTTGGAGAGAAATTTTGTGATGTTATAAGCTCTATGGGGAATTGGGGACTAACTTATTTCCATGCCAATGGTATGTTAACAGACATGAAAGAGTAG
- a CDS encoding twin-arginine translocation signal domain-containing protein, whose translation MGEINRRNFLKASMLGAAAAAVASASAVKGAVSPLVAEAADIMAPITETSEFPYKVDAKYQRYNSLKNLRAYLVA comes from the coding sequence ATGGGAGAAATCAACAGGAGGAATTTTTTAAAAGCCTCGATGCTTGGAGCAGCTGCAGCTGCTGTAGCCTCGGCATCTGCGGTGAAGGGGGCCGTTAGTCCCTTGGTGGCTGAGGCTGCGGACATTATGGCTCCGATCACGGAAACCTCAGAATTTCCATACAAGGTGGATGCAAAGTACCAACGTTACAATAGTCTGAAGAACTTACGGGCCTATCTGGTTGCATAA
- a CDS encoding DUF3034 family protein, with product MMKKMNKIIVAMAVALAATLCGGVAFAGAPFVSLEGYGGIAFNPLAYVAAPADEPGFKAGSVVEIAKPRIGAFYVNLNDKDIDWGTMGIATAINKRVEVSYGYELIAIGGVKNIHKSNVGAKVCVLDENAFGQAWIPAVSVGAVFKQTTGQVVGSDKNGFDAYLVASKTITQTPVPLIFSAGVLTTQGYVNGILGFDNKRKEVFFGNIDVIPVSWLALGFEYKQGPDYGAWKDADYWNVHAGYFVNKNLTLVAAYTNAGDRHNKKLVGLGGGPVVSAQYSF from the coding sequence ATGATGAAAAAAATGAATAAAATTATAGTGGCAATGGCTGTAGCTCTGGCAGCGACGTTATGCGGCGGCGTTGCATTTGCCGGGGCGCCTTTTGTCAGCCTTGAGGGGTATGGCGGCATCGCCTTCAACCCATTGGCATATGTTGCGGCTCCGGCCGATGAACCTGGATTCAAGGCAGGTTCTGTGGTGGAGATTGCCAAGCCCAGGATCGGCGCTTTCTATGTAAACCTCAACGATAAGGACATTGACTGGGGTACAATGGGAATCGCTACGGCCATCAACAAGAGAGTTGAGGTGTCGTATGGCTATGAGCTAATTGCAATCGGCGGGGTAAAGAACATCCACAAGAGCAACGTTGGCGCTAAAGTATGTGTCCTGGATGAAAATGCCTTCGGCCAGGCTTGGATACCAGCGGTCTCTGTTGGTGCCGTCTTTAAGCAGACTACCGGTCAGGTCGTAGGTTCAGACAAGAACGGTTTTGATGCCTATCTGGTTGCCTCCAAAACCATCACGCAAACACCTGTGCCATTGATTTTCTCTGCCGGTGTCCTCACGACACAGGGCTATGTCAACGGTATCCTGGGCTTTGACAACAAAAGGAAAGAAGTGTTCTTTGGTAACATCGATGTGATCCCGGTCAGCTGGCTGGCTCTCGGGTTTGAATATAAGCAGGGGCCTGACTACGGGGCGTGGAAAGATGCTGATTACTGGAATGTGCATGCCGGGTATTTTGTCAATAAGAATCTGACCTTGGTGGCGGCCTATACCAATGCCGGTGACAGGCATAATAAAAAACTGGTGGGACTAGGCGGCGGGCCGGTTGTTAGCGCACAGTATTCCTTTTGA
- a CDS encoding cation-transporting P-type ATPase, which yields MNSEQKTIWHTLGVDQALEQLQTVVESGLTAEQADRRLQQYGQNELTEQAGRSPWQILWEQFTSTMALILTAAAVVSGLVGSFKDAGTIFAIVILFALLGFAQDFRAERAIAALKRMAVPLVRVRRDMTVQDIPSSQLVPGDVVLLEAGSVVPADCRLLEAHGLRVQESLLVNRNLLFRCRLYTTGNGITSMDYRDFWGEIGNYPGRFWPDDGSICIIVCNCRRLTSKKPHFRHFQHTPFLLQRPVLSGFTGIPG from the coding sequence ATGAACAGTGAACAAAAGACAATATGGCATACCCTTGGCGTGGATCAGGCACTTGAGCAGCTGCAAACGGTTGTCGAAAGCGGTTTGACAGCAGAGCAGGCTGACCGGCGTTTGCAGCAGTACGGGCAGAACGAGCTGACCGAGCAGGCCGGACGTAGCCCCTGGCAGATCCTCTGGGAACAGTTTACCTCTACCATGGCCTTGATCCTGACCGCTGCTGCCGTGGTTTCCGGTCTGGTGGGATCGTTCAAGGATGCAGGCACCATCTTTGCGATCGTGATCCTGTTTGCGCTGTTGGGGTTTGCCCAGGATTTTCGGGCTGAGCGGGCCATTGCCGCCCTGAAGCGGATGGCCGTGCCGCTGGTGCGGGTGCGAAGGGATATGACGGTACAGGATATTCCTTCCAGCCAGCTAGTACCGGGAGATGTTGTGCTGCTGGAGGCTGGTAGCGTGGTTCCTGCTGATTGCCGTCTGCTGGAGGCCCATGGTCTGCGGGTACAGGAGTCCCTTTTAGTCAATAGGAATTTGCTTTTTCGATGCAGACTGTATACCACTGGAAATGGGATTACGTCAATGGATTATCGGGACTTTTGGGGGGAAATCGGGAACTATCCGGGGAGATTCTGGCCTGATGACGGTTCAATCTGCATCATTGTTTGCAATTGCCGCCGCCTGACCAGCAAAAAACCACATTTTCGCCATTTTCAACACACACCATTCCTGCTGCAACGCCCCGTATTATCCGGCTTCACAGGTATTCCGGGATGA
- a CDS encoding ATP-binding protein yields the protein MRTFDGSPYFFTLIRGESMEKGCLRCHSIPDKAPGKMVATYGATRSFNRTDGELVSAISIRIPLHEAYQDANRFSAQLSLLLLGILMVTYYLQNRLITGLVIAPLDRFRSQAESIAQNTEQVGAQIPDEHSLEMNDIARSFNNMSTRIKSFVDRLEQTIQERTAQLAESEAKFRLLFENMTNGFALHQMLYDEQGKPSDYRFIEVNPAFETLTGLSASGVIGKTVKDVIPETEDYWLEIYDTVAGSGAPASFDHFSEGLQRYYKVWAFCPQPGYFATIFNDISDLVQLEDQLRQSQKLEAIGRLAGGVAHDFNNKLMVILGNAELIQMALPDTGKLPERLQHIIQAAEQSRDITTQLLAFSRQQLTSPRPVELNPIVQSTVTSLAVLIGDAVRMTFIPGQESGRVHMDPVQLDQIIMNLVLNARDAMPDGGAITITTARTTIDTQSRLPCKEAVPGEYLLLGIRDDGAGIETETLEHIFEPFFTTKEVGSGTGLGLATVYGIVAQNKGFIDVSSQVGVGTVFTIYLPALPAALD from the coding sequence GTGCGGACGTTTGACGGCAGCCCCTACTTTTTTACGCTGATTCGTGGCGAGAGCATGGAAAAGGGCTGCCTGCGCTGCCACAGCATCCCGGACAAGGCGCCGGGCAAGATGGTTGCAACCTACGGTGCCACGCGCAGCTTTAACCGTACGGATGGCGAACTGGTTTCGGCCATATCGATCAGGATTCCGTTACACGAGGCCTACCAGGATGCCAACCGGTTTTCCGCCCAACTATCGCTGCTGCTGCTTGGCATCCTGATGGTGACCTATTACCTGCAAAACCGGCTGATAACCGGTCTGGTCATCGCCCCGCTTGACCGGTTCCGTTCCCAGGCCGAATCTATTGCGCAGAATACTGAACAGGTCGGCGCCCAGATACCGGATGAGCATTCATTGGAGATGAACGATATCGCCCGCTCCTTCAACAACATGTCAACCCGGATCAAGTCATTTGTTGACCGGCTTGAGCAGACAATTCAGGAACGCACCGCACAACTGGCTGAAAGCGAGGCCAAGTTCAGGCTGTTATTCGAGAACATGACCAACGGTTTTGCCCTGCACCAGATGCTGTATGATGAGCAGGGCAAGCCGTCGGACTACCGCTTTATTGAGGTAAACCCGGCCTTTGAAACGCTGACCGGTCTGTCGGCATCCGGGGTGATCGGCAAGACCGTGAAGGATGTTATCCCTGAAACAGAGGACTACTGGCTGGAGATCTACGACACGGTTGCCGGTTCCGGCGCACCGGCCTCGTTTGATCATTTTTCAGAAGGACTGCAGCGCTATTACAAAGTATGGGCCTTTTGCCCCCAGCCAGGCTACTTCGCTACCATATTCAACGATATTTCCGATCTGGTTCAGCTTGAAGACCAGCTTCGGCAGTCACAGAAACTTGAGGCGATCGGACGTCTTGCCGGCGGTGTTGCCCATGACTTCAACAACAAGCTGATGGTGATCCTCGGCAATGCCGAACTGATCCAGATGGCACTGCCCGACACCGGCAAACTGCCGGAACGGTTGCAGCACATCATCCAGGCTGCTGAGCAGTCGCGGGACATCACGACTCAATTGCTGGCTTTTTCACGACAGCAACTGACCTCCCCCCGCCCGGTTGAACTGAACCCGATTGTCCAGTCAACGGTTACCAGTCTGGCGGTGTTGATCGGTGATGCTGTCCGGATGACCTTCATCCCGGGACAGGAGTCAGGGCGGGTTCACATGGATCCGGTCCAGCTTGACCAGATCATTATGAATCTGGTCCTGAATGCCCGCGATGCCATGCCGGACGGCGGTGCTATCACCATTACGACAGCACGGACAACCATTGATACGCAATCACGCCTCCCGTGCAAAGAAGCGGTGCCGGGCGAGTATCTGCTGCTGGGTATCAGGGATGACGGCGCAGGGATTGAAACAGAGACCCTTGAACATATCTTTGAACCGTTTTTTACCACCAAAGAGGTAGGCAGCGGCACCGGACTCGGCCTTGCGACCGTCTACGGGATAGTCGCTCAAAACAAAGGCTTCATCGACGTCAGCAGCCAGGTCGGCGTCGGGACGGTCTTCACTATTTACCTGCCTGCCCTTCCGGCTGCGCTGGATTGA
- the selA gene encoding L-seryl-tRNA(Sec) selenium transferase — MSGSLLDTRRKLPKMDKVLSWPEIASLRSLTSHVGLKNAVRNVLDQLRSSLAANPATDLTPNSISHLVRNQIRIAETPSLRRVINGSGVVVHTNLGRSPLAHTAEAALRDTAWGYSNLEFDLEQGERGERYSHVENLICELTGAEAALVVNNNAAAVMLALSSLASGQEVIVSRGELVEIGGSFRIPDVMRQSGATLVEVGTTNRTHPRDYIGAISEQTALMLKVHTSNFAVVGFTAEVATDALVRIGREAGVPTMVDAGSGCLIDLARFGINGEATVQHHLQAGADIVTFSGDKLLGGPQAGLIAGRRDLVEKMKRHQLLRALRIDKLTLAALEATLRLYRDEQVALTEIPTLRMLTMPADSISSQARRMLRRLRALLPQQLTLALQDGFSSPGGGTYPLLQLPSRLIEVSAEGVPAKRLEELLRSTTPPVVGRLQKDRFLLDVRTLTS, encoded by the coding sequence ATGAGCGGATCATTACTGGATACCAGACGTAAGCTGCCCAAAATGGACAAGGTACTGTCCTGGCCTGAAATAGCGTCACTGAGATCGCTAACCAGTCATGTAGGCCTGAAAAATGCAGTCCGTAACGTGCTTGATCAGCTTCGCAGTTCACTTGCCGCCAACCCGGCAACCGATCTCACCCCCAACTCCATCAGCCATCTGGTACGCAACCAGATTCGCATAGCGGAGACCCCCAGCTTACGTCGGGTCATCAACGGCAGCGGCGTAGTGGTACATACCAACCTGGGACGCTCGCCACTGGCCCATACAGCAGAAGCAGCACTGCGTGACACTGCCTGGGGTTACAGCAACCTTGAATTCGATCTTGAACAGGGAGAACGTGGCGAGCGTTACAGCCATGTGGAAAACCTGATCTGCGAACTGACCGGCGCTGAAGCTGCTCTGGTGGTTAACAACAATGCTGCTGCCGTGATGCTGGCCCTCTCAAGTCTGGCATCCGGGCAGGAGGTAATCGTATCCCGTGGTGAACTGGTTGAGATTGGCGGGTCATTCAGGATTCCCGATGTCATGCGCCAGAGTGGTGCGACGCTGGTTGAGGTGGGCACCACCAACCGGACCCACCCCCGTGATTACATCGGGGCAATCAGCGAGCAAACCGCGCTGATGCTGAAGGTCCATACCAGCAACTTTGCCGTGGTCGGTTTTACTGCAGAGGTAGCTACTGACGCCCTGGTACGGATCGGCCGGGAAGCAGGAGTCCCTACCATGGTGGATGCCGGAAGCGGCTGCTTGATTGATCTTGCCCGTTTTGGCATCAATGGCGAAGCCACGGTTCAGCACCATCTACAAGCTGGAGCCGACATCGTTACCTTCAGTGGCGACAAGCTGCTGGGTGGCCCCCAGGCCGGGCTGATTGCAGGACGCCGCGATCTGGTTGAGAAGATGAAACGGCATCAGTTGTTACGGGCACTACGGATTGACAAGCTGACCCTGGCTGCGCTTGAGGCAACCCTGCGACTGTATCGGGATGAGCAGGTGGCGCTGACTGAAATCCCAACCCTGCGAATGCTGACCATGCCGGCGGATAGTATCTCCAGCCAGGCACGCCGGATGCTACGTCGCTTACGCGCCCTCCTACCCCAACAGCTTACCCTGGCTCTACAGGATGGCTTCTCAAGTCCGGGAGGCGGCACCTATCCGCTCCTGCAGCTTCCCAGCCGTTTGATAGAGGTAAGCGCTGAGGGTGTGCCGGCAAAGCGTCTGGAAGAGCTGCTACGCAGCACCACCCCACCGGTAGTGGGACGGCTCCAGAAAGACCGCTTTCTGCTGGATGTACGCACCCTGACTTCTTGA
- a CDS encoding GntR family transcriptional regulator, translated as MKRLKEKHLTLREKILETIRDAIISGTIKSGSRVSEPDLAERFGISRTPIREAFRQLESEGYLTVIPRKGAVVSAFTQKDVEEFYAIKSILEGYAARLACSKLSAKEIDRLQTINERLAELCEHADIKQFFKVHNDFHDLFIKAADNDKLREMINLLVTRFQRLRLMSLSQPGRMAVSVQEHAKIISAFRERNCEAAELLVRKNAEYGGKVLLDETACQPGEAMDL; from the coding sequence ATGAAACGATTAAAAGAAAAACACCTGACTCTGCGGGAAAAGATTCTTGAAACCATCCGAGATGCCATCATCTCCGGCACCATAAAATCAGGTAGCCGCGTATCAGAACCGGATCTTGCCGAGCGATTCGGCATCAGCCGGACCCCGATCCGGGAGGCATTCCGACAGCTTGAGTCAGAAGGCTATCTTACCGTGATCCCACGCAAGGGAGCGGTGGTCAGTGCCTTTACCCAGAAGGATGTAGAGGAATTTTACGCCATTAAAAGCATCCTGGAAGGGTATGCTGCCCGGCTGGCCTGCAGCAAGCTAAGCGCCAAGGAGATCGACCGGCTCCAGACCATCAATGAACGCCTTGCAGAGCTGTGCGAACATGCTGACATCAAACAGTTCTTCAAGGTCCACAACGATTTTCACGATCTTTTTATCAAGGCGGCTGACAACGACAAACTGCGGGAGATGATTAACCTGCTGGTGACCCGTTTCCAGCGGCTGCGTCTGATGTCGCTCTCGCAACCGGGACGGATGGCGGTTTCCGTACAGGAACACGCTAAAATCATCAGCGCCTTCCGTGAACGCAACTGTGAGGCTGCCGAACTGCTGGTACGTAAAAACGCCGAGTACGGCGGCAAGGTACTGTTGGACGAAACCGCCTGCCAGCCAGGCGAGGCAATGGATCTGTAG